The following coding sequences are from one Arthrobacter sp. PvP023 window:
- a CDS encoding ubiquinol-cytochrome c reductase iron-sulfur subunit, with product MGNHSDGSPNHSGTVATAGQNEVEKFQDPGIPPHRLRLADTDPKAAKRAERQVAVLFGSSVVGTVIFLVAYFAIDLGPDSTIATIRLQNALLGIGTAFAMLGIGTGIVHWAKALMPDHEVSEERHAIRTEEDRQAAVRIVDDIVEETGIKRRPLIRNTLLGAVALAPLPALAVFGDLGPRPDDKLAHTMWAPQEGKLKRLTRDPDGTPIKASDVTIGSAFHVIPEGLNELHEGKLNEKAKAVVLLMRLNPESLKPSAGREDWSYNGIVAYSKICTHVGCPVALYEQQTHHLLCPCHQSTFDLTQECKVIFGPASRPLPQLPIAVDAEGYLVATSDFKEPVGPSYWERDEHERNINS from the coding sequence ATGGGCAACCATAGTGACGGCAGTCCGAACCACTCGGGCACCGTAGCTACGGCTGGTCAGAATGAGGTGGAGAAGTTCCAGGATCCTGGAATTCCCCCGCATCGTTTGCGCCTGGCTGACACGGACCCGAAGGCCGCAAAGCGTGCAGAACGGCAGGTTGCCGTCCTCTTCGGCAGCTCGGTCGTGGGCACCGTGATCTTCCTGGTGGCGTACTTCGCCATCGATCTTGGACCCGACTCCACGATCGCCACCATCCGGCTGCAGAATGCCCTGCTGGGCATCGGCACCGCCTTTGCCATGCTCGGCATCGGCACCGGCATTGTCCATTGGGCCAAGGCCCTCATGCCGGACCACGAGGTCTCGGAAGAGCGCCACGCCATCCGCACCGAAGAAGACCGCCAGGCGGCCGTCCGAATCGTTGACGACATCGTCGAGGAAACCGGGATCAAGCGCCGGCCGCTGATCCGCAACACCCTCCTCGGCGCCGTAGCGTTGGCTCCGCTGCCTGCACTGGCCGTCTTCGGTGACCTCGGTCCCCGCCCGGACGACAAGCTTGCACACACCATGTGGGCCCCGCAGGAAGGCAAGCTCAAGCGCCTCACCCGCGACCCGGACGGTACGCCCATCAAGGCGTCGGACGTCACCATCGGCTCGGCCTTCCACGTGATTCCGGAAGGCCTGAACGAACTGCATGAAGGCAAGCTGAACGAGAAGGCCAAGGCCGTCGTCCTGCTCATGCGCCTGAACCCCGAGTCCCTCAAGCCCTCTGCGGGCCGCGAGGACTGGAGCTACAACGGCATCGTTGCCTACTCGAAGATCTGCACCCACGTTGGTTGCCCTGTTGCCCTGTACGAGCAGCAGACCCACCACCTGCTGTGCCCGTGCCACCAGTCGACCTTTGACCTGACCCAGGAATGCAAGGTTATCTTTGGCCCGGCCAGCCGGCCTCTCCCCCAGCTGCCCATCGCAGTTGACGCCGAGGGCTACCTGGTCGCTACGAGCGACTTCAAAGAACCCGTAGGACCGAGTTACTGGGAGCGTGATGAGCATGAGCGCAACATCAACAGCTAA
- a CDS encoding c-type cytochrome, with the protein MKALSQKRRHPLAAIALLLMGLLLTGGLYAVATTVNEAKASTTSFSANDTEEGGKLFAANCATCHGMGASGTKDGPSLVGVGAAAVDFQVGTGRMPMQMNGPQAYKKPAQFNDEQTHQLSAYVASLGPGPSIPEEGLLDAQGNAAEGGELFRVNCAMCHNAAAAGGALTRGKFAPALADVSEKHIYEAMVTGPQNMPVFNDANVSPEGKRDIITFLKQIEANGSPGGADLGALGPVSEGLFVWIAGLGVIIAFTIWLTSRTS; encoded by the coding sequence GTGAAGGCACTCTCGCAGAAGCGACGTCACCCACTGGCAGCCATTGCGCTGCTGCTGATGGGCCTCCTCCTCACTGGTGGGCTGTACGCCGTTGCCACCACCGTCAACGAGGCCAAGGCTTCCACCACCAGCTTCAGTGCGAACGACACTGAAGAGGGCGGGAAGCTTTTCGCCGCCAACTGCGCAACCTGCCACGGCATGGGTGCGAGCGGAACCAAGGACGGACCCTCACTTGTAGGCGTCGGTGCTGCCGCTGTTGACTTCCAGGTAGGCACCGGGCGCATGCCCATGCAGATGAACGGCCCGCAGGCTTACAAGAAGCCCGCACAGTTCAACGACGAACAGACCCACCAGCTGTCCGCTTACGTCGCTTCGCTCGGCCCCGGCCCGTCCATCCCCGAAGAGGGCCTCTTGGACGCACAAGGCAACGCCGCCGAGGGTGGCGAGCTCTTCCGGGTCAACTGCGCCATGTGCCACAACGCAGCGGCCGCCGGCGGCGCGCTCACCCGCGGCAAGTTCGCACCGGCCCTTGCTGATGTGTCCGAAAAGCACATCTATGAGGCCATGGTTACCGGACCGCAGAACATGCCGGTCTTCAACGACGCCAACGTCTCACCTGAAGGCAAGCGCGACATCATCACCTTCCTGAAGCAGATCGAAGCCAACGGTTCACCCGGCGGAGCCGATCTCGGCGCCCTGGGGCCGGTCTCTGAAGGTCTGTTTGTCTGGATCGCCGGCCTGGGCGTCATCATCGCCTTCACCATCTGGCTGACGTCCCGGACGTCCTAG
- a CDS encoding heme-copper oxidase subunit III: MGRRNFYRHNVYVTSATHAPSTPAHPTLNRPNMVSVGTVVWLSSELMFFAGLFAMYFTLRSTSGQMWAEETAKLNFPFALVNTIVLVASSFTCQMGVFAAERLQPRRAGGPLAFTRWGMNEWFTLTFIMGAFFVAGQATEYAMLVSEHVSLSSNAYGSAFYMTTGFHGLHVIGGLIAFLFIIGRSFAAKKFGHFEATSAIVTSYYWHFVDVVWIGLFLVIYVLR, encoded by the coding sequence TTGGGCAGGAGGAACTTTTACAGACATAATGTCTATGTGACATCTGCGACCCATGCCCCCAGTACCCCGGCGCACCCGACGCTGAACCGCCCGAATATGGTTTCCGTAGGAACCGTTGTCTGGTTGTCCAGTGAGTTGATGTTCTTCGCCGGTCTCTTTGCCATGTACTTCACACTCCGTTCGACGTCCGGACAGATGTGGGCCGAAGAGACAGCCAAGCTCAACTTCCCCTTTGCGCTCGTAAACACGATCGTCCTCGTGGCAAGTTCATTCACTTGCCAGATGGGCGTCTTCGCCGCTGAGCGGCTCCAGCCGCGCCGCGCCGGCGGCCCCCTTGCCTTCACGCGTTGGGGGATGAACGAATGGTTCACCCTCACGTTCATCATGGGCGCCTTCTTCGTTGCCGGTCAGGCGACTGAATACGCCATGCTCGTCTCGGAGCATGTGTCGCTCTCATCGAATGCGTACGGCTCGGCCTTCTACATGACCACCGGCTTCCACGGCCTGCACGTCATTGGCGGCCTCATCGCCTTCCTCTTCATCATCGGCCGTTCGTTTGCCGCCAAGAAGTTTGGTCACTTCGAAGCAACGTCCGCGATTGTCACCTCGTACTACTGGCACTTCGTCGACGTCGTGTGGATCGGCCTCTTCCTGGTCATCTACGTCCTCAGGTAG
- the trpD gene encoding anthranilate phosphoribosyltransferase, giving the protein MTSQASAQAAGNTWPRLISALINGADLTADNTEWAMDTIMSGEATPSQIAGFLVALRSKGETVDEIAGLVEAMLAHANPVDIGGEKLDIVGTGGDQLNTVNISTMAALVCAGAGAKVVKHGNRASSSSSGSADVLEALGVRLDLPIDRVARNAEEAGITFCFAQVFHPSFRHTAVPRRELAIPTAFNFLGPLTNPARVQASAVGVANARMAPLVAGVLAKRGSRGLVFRGSDGLDELTTTGPSTVWEIRNGEVTEQTFDPRVLGIRAATVEELRGGDAKANAAVVRDVLSGAAGPARDAVLLNAAAGLVAFDVDAEGALTDRMAAALKRAEESIDSGAAAAVLEKWVALTRG; this is encoded by the coding sequence GTGACTTCACAGGCATCTGCACAGGCGGCGGGCAACACCTGGCCGCGGCTCATTTCGGCACTGATCAACGGCGCGGACCTGACGGCCGACAATACGGAATGGGCGATGGACACCATTATGTCCGGGGAAGCCACCCCTTCGCAGATCGCCGGGTTCCTGGTGGCGCTGCGGTCAAAGGGTGAGACGGTGGACGAGATAGCCGGGCTTGTCGAGGCCATGCTGGCGCACGCGAATCCGGTCGATATCGGCGGCGAGAAGCTGGACATTGTGGGCACCGGCGGTGACCAGCTGAACACCGTCAACATTTCCACCATGGCCGCACTCGTCTGTGCGGGAGCGGGCGCAAAGGTGGTTAAGCACGGCAACCGGGCGTCGTCGTCGTCGTCAGGATCAGCGGACGTCCTCGAAGCGCTCGGCGTCCGGCTGGACCTGCCCATCGACCGCGTTGCGCGCAACGCCGAAGAGGCGGGGATCACGTTCTGCTTCGCCCAGGTGTTCCACCCCTCTTTCCGGCACACGGCCGTGCCGCGCCGGGAGCTTGCCATTCCCACGGCGTTCAACTTCCTCGGCCCGCTGACCAATCCTGCTCGGGTTCAGGCTTCCGCGGTTGGTGTCGCCAACGCAAGGATGGCTCCCTTGGTTGCCGGGGTCCTGGCCAAGCGCGGAAGCCGCGGGCTGGTTTTCAGGGGGAGTGACGGACTGGACGAACTGACAACCACCGGGCCGTCCACTGTCTGGGAGATCCGGAACGGCGAAGTGACGGAGCAGACGTTTGATCCCCGGGTGCTGGGCATCCGTGCCGCGACAGTGGAGGAGCTCCGCGGCGGCGACGCGAAAGCCAATGCCGCCGTCGTCCGTGATGTCCTGAGCGGCGCGGCGGGCCCGGCCCGTGACGCCGTCCTGCTGAATGCCGCCGCTGGCCTGGTGGCGTTCGACGTCGATGCCGAGGGCGCGCTCACCGACCGGATGGCGGCCGCGTTGAAGCGGGCGGAAGAGTCCATTGATTCCGGTGCCGCGGCGGCCGTGCTGGAAAAGTGGGTCGCCCTTACCCGGGGTTAG
- a CDS encoding Lrp/AsnC family transcriptional regulator, translating to MITAFVLIKTDASRIPETAEEISAIPGISEVYSVTGEWDLIAVARVAKHDDLADVIADKLSKVPAVVHTTTHIAFRAYSQHDLDAAFALGFEQ from the coding sequence GTGATCACCGCATTCGTCCTGATCAAGACAGACGCCTCCCGAATTCCGGAGACGGCAGAGGAAATTTCGGCGATTCCGGGCATCAGCGAAGTCTATTCCGTGACCGGGGAATGGGACCTGATCGCCGTGGCCCGGGTGGCGAAGCACGATGACCTGGCGGACGTCATTGCGGACAAGCTGTCCAAGGTGCCGGCGGTGGTCCACACCACGACCCACATCGCGTTCCGCGCCTACTCCCAGCACGACCTCGATGCGGCTTTCGCACTGGGCTTCGAGCAGTAA
- a CDS encoding DUF3054 domain-containing protein: protein MPSRPNPTPVRAATRNAAVLAALADTVLILAFAAIGRDAHQRGDVITGVLSTAWPFLAGGAIAWLALRVWRRPLRVWPEGIAVWLGAVALGMVLRAVTGQTVVLPFVIVATLSLGVFLVGYRVIVAAAGRLKGRRQLR, encoded by the coding sequence ATGCCTTCCCGCCCTAACCCGACACCCGTCCGCGCCGCCACCAGGAACGCGGCAGTACTTGCCGCCCTCGCCGATACCGTCCTGATCCTCGCGTTTGCAGCCATCGGCCGGGACGCGCACCAGCGCGGGGACGTGATCACCGGGGTCCTCTCGACGGCCTGGCCCTTTCTGGCCGGGGGTGCGATTGCCTGGCTTGCATTGAGGGTATGGCGGCGGCCGTTGCGCGTCTGGCCGGAAGGCATCGCTGTGTGGCTCGGCGCTGTGGCCCTGGGCATGGTTCTGCGGGCGGTGACCGGACAGACGGTGGTCTTGCCATTCGTCATCGTTGCCACGCTGAGCCTGGGCGTTTTCCTTGTGGGCTACCGGGTGATTGTGGCCGCTGCCGGCCGGCTCAAAGGACGCCGGCAGCTCCGCTGA
- a CDS encoding VOC family protein, with product MRLVQIAQHASDLPRAGEFYAALLGVEARAVFNPPGLLFFDLDGVRLLLEAGAPSALLYLAVPDVRESVSGLRGRGVEIIEEPKVIFSHADDRLGPPGTDEWMAFIRDSEGNTVGLVSQLPR from the coding sequence ATGAGACTTGTCCAGATCGCGCAGCACGCCAGCGACCTCCCGCGGGCAGGGGAGTTCTACGCCGCCCTGCTCGGCGTCGAAGCCCGTGCAGTATTCAATCCGCCGGGCCTCCTTTTCTTTGACCTGGACGGCGTGCGGTTGCTGCTCGAGGCCGGGGCGCCGTCGGCCTTGCTTTATCTGGCTGTGCCTGACGTCAGGGAATCAGTGTCCGGGCTCCGGGGCAGGGGAGTGGAGATCATTGAGGAGCCCAAAGTGATCTTCAGCCATGCAGATGACCGTCTGGGGCCGCCCGGAACCGACGAATGGATGGCTTTCATCCGCGACAGCGAAGGGAACACCGTTGGCCTGGTCAGCCAGCTGCCGCGTTAA
- a CDS encoding VOC family protein produces the protein MTEKITTCLWFDSQAEQAADFYVSVFDDSKILNVARYSDVGPGPAGQAMTVEFEIEGRKFLGLNGGPAFTFTEAVSFVINCSSQEEVDRYWTALTAGGSEGQCGWLKDKFGLSWQVVPSVMGQLLGGPDPAGAQRAMQAMLGMRKLVISELQAAYDGA, from the coding sequence GTGACTGAAAAAATCACCACCTGCCTGTGGTTTGACAGCCAGGCAGAGCAAGCCGCGGACTTCTACGTCTCGGTCTTTGACGACTCGAAAATCCTGAATGTGGCCCGTTATAGCGACGTTGGACCCGGCCCCGCAGGCCAGGCGATGACCGTGGAATTCGAAATTGAAGGCCGGAAGTTCCTGGGCCTTAACGGTGGGCCCGCGTTCACGTTTACTGAAGCTGTTTCCTTTGTCATCAACTGCTCCTCACAGGAAGAAGTGGACCGGTACTGGACAGCACTCACGGCTGGCGGTTCGGAGGGCCAGTGCGGCTGGCTCAAGGACAAGTTCGGCCTTTCGTGGCAAGTGGTTCCTTCCGTCATGGGGCAGTTGCTGGGCGGGCCGGATCCTGCGGGCGCCCAGCGTGCCATGCAGGCAATGCTGGGAATGCGCAAACTGGTGATCAGCGAGCTGCAGGCCGCCTACGACGGGGCCTGA
- a CDS encoding antibiotic biosynthesis monooxygenase: protein MSVYTLGIWLVKPGRENDFVQAWRDLARKTEEDFPGAKAVLMHDRDVPNRFISTGPWESLEQVDVWRASSAFTQGYEAMREMLEHFEPHTLDEAATIG, encoded by the coding sequence ATGTCTGTTTACACGCTCGGAATCTGGCTGGTGAAACCAGGCAGGGAAAATGATTTCGTCCAGGCATGGCGTGATCTCGCCCGGAAGACCGAAGAGGATTTTCCCGGCGCGAAGGCCGTCCTGATGCACGATCGCGATGTTCCCAACAGGTTCATCAGTACCGGCCCTTGGGAGTCGCTTGAACAGGTCGACGTATGGCGGGCCTCGTCCGCCTTTACCCAGGGCTACGAGGCCATGCGCGAAATGCTGGAGCACTTCGAACCGCACACCCTTGATGAAGCGGCGACTATCGGCTGA
- a CDS encoding excinuclease ABC subunit UvrA: protein MSMATQTDPQSPAPHVADSHDLIRVQGARENNLKDVSLEIPKRRLTVFTGVSGSGKSSLVFATIAAESQRMINETYSAFVQGFMPTLARPDVDLLEGLTTAIIVDQERMGANPRSTVGTATDANAMLRILFSRLGTPHIGPPTAFSFNVPTRKASGVMSTEKGGRVEKSVVQNAVYLGGMCPRCEGMGSVSDFDLTALYDDSKSLGGGALTVPGYSMDGWYGRIFSGAGFDMDKPIAKFTKKELDDLLYKEPTKIKVEGINLTYEGLIPKIQKSMLSKDVDAMQPHIRAFVERAITFQACPECDGTRLSAEARSSKIQGRNIADLCAMQISDLAGWVRDLKEPSVAPLLKGLQHLLDSFAEIGLGYLSLDRPAGTLSGGEAQRTKMIRHLGSSLTDVTYVFDEPTIGLHPHDIERMNQLLLQLRDKGNTVLVVEHKPETIDIADHVVDLGPGAGTEGGHVCFEGNVEGLRGSDTITGRHLDDRASVKSSVRTPSGTLDVRGASTHNLRDVSVDVPLGVLCVVTGVAGSGKSSLIQGSVAGRDGVVVIDQGAIKGSRRSNPATYTGLLEPIRKAFAKANGVKPALFSSNSEGACPTCNGAGVIFTELGVMATVESVCEDCEGRRFQASVLEYELGGRNIAEVLAMSMTEAEEFFGAGEARTPAAHKILDRLVDVGLGYLTLGQPLTTLSGGERQRVKLATQMAEKGDVYVLDEPTTGLHLADVQNLLGLLDRLVDSGKSVIVIEHHQAVMAHADWIIDLGPGAGHDGGLIVFEGTPAQLVAGRSTLTGEHLAAYVGG, encoded by the coding sequence ATGAGCATGGCCACCCAGACCGACCCCCAGTCGCCGGCCCCGCACGTGGCCGACAGCCACGACCTGATCCGTGTGCAGGGCGCGCGGGAGAACAACCTCAAAGATGTCAGCCTGGAGATCCCGAAGCGCCGGCTGACGGTATTTACGGGCGTCTCCGGTTCGGGCAAAAGCTCCCTGGTGTTCGCCACGATTGCCGCGGAGTCGCAGCGGATGATCAACGAGACGTACAGCGCGTTCGTGCAGGGCTTCATGCCGACACTGGCGCGGCCGGACGTCGACCTGCTGGAAGGCCTGACCACCGCAATTATCGTGGACCAGGAACGGATGGGTGCCAACCCGCGCTCCACCGTGGGCACCGCCACGGACGCCAACGCGATGCTGCGCATCCTCTTCAGCCGGCTGGGGACACCGCATATCGGGCCGCCCACGGCATTCTCCTTCAACGTCCCGACGCGGAAGGCAAGCGGGGTGATGAGCACCGAGAAGGGCGGCAGGGTCGAGAAGAGCGTGGTGCAGAACGCGGTCTACCTGGGCGGCATGTGTCCGCGCTGCGAGGGCATGGGCTCGGTCTCCGATTTCGACCTCACGGCGCTCTACGATGACAGCAAGTCGCTCGGCGGGGGTGCCCTGACGGTCCCCGGCTACAGCATGGACGGGTGGTACGGCCGTATCTTCAGCGGTGCCGGCTTCGACATGGACAAGCCGATCGCGAAGTTCACCAAGAAGGAGCTGGACGACCTCCTCTACAAGGAGCCGACCAAGATCAAAGTCGAAGGCATCAACCTCACCTACGAGGGCTTGATCCCGAAAATCCAGAAGTCGATGCTTTCCAAGGACGTCGACGCGATGCAGCCGCACATCCGGGCCTTCGTGGAGCGTGCCATCACCTTTCAGGCCTGCCCCGAGTGCGACGGTACGCGGCTCAGCGCGGAGGCAAGGTCCTCGAAGATCCAGGGCAGGAACATCGCCGACCTGTGCGCGATGCAGATCAGCGACCTGGCCGGCTGGGTCCGTGACCTCAAGGAGCCGTCCGTGGCCCCGCTCCTCAAAGGGCTGCAGCACCTGCTCGACTCCTTCGCCGAAATCGGGCTGGGTTACCTCTCCCTGGACCGGCCCGCGGGCACGCTGTCCGGGGGAGAGGCGCAGCGGACCAAGATGATCCGGCACCTCGGCTCGTCCCTTACGGACGTTACCTACGTCTTTGACGAGCCGACGATCGGTCTCCACCCGCATGACATCGAACGGATGAACCAGCTGCTGCTGCAGTTGCGTGACAAGGGCAACACCGTGCTCGTCGTCGAGCACAAACCGGAAACCATCGACATCGCTGACCACGTTGTTGATCTCGGTCCCGGCGCAGGAACCGAGGGCGGCCACGTCTGCTTCGAGGGAAATGTGGAGGGGCTGCGGGGGAGTGACACCATCACCGGCCGCCACCTCGACGACCGGGCATCCGTAAAAAGCTCCGTGCGCACGCCGTCCGGCACCCTGGACGTGCGTGGTGCCTCCACGCACAACCTCCGGGATGTGAGCGTCGACGTTCCGCTCGGCGTGCTCTGCGTCGTGACAGGAGTCGCGGGGTCAGGCAAGAGCTCGCTGATCCAGGGCTCGGTGGCCGGGCGCGACGGCGTTGTGGTGATCGACCAGGGCGCCATCAAGGGCTCGCGCCGCAGTAACCCGGCGACGTACACGGGCCTTCTTGAACCCATCCGCAAAGCGTTCGCGAAGGCCAACGGTGTGAAGCCTGCCCTGTTCAGCTCCAACTCCGAGGGCGCCTGCCCCACCTGCAACGGCGCCGGCGTCATCTTCACGGAACTGGGTGTCATGGCCACTGTCGAGTCCGTCTGCGAGGACTGCGAGGGCCGGAGGTTCCAGGCGTCAGTCCTGGAATACGAACTGGGCGGGCGCAACATCGCTGAAGTGCTGGCAATGTCGATGACCGAAGCCGAGGAGTTCTTCGGCGCAGGCGAGGCACGGACGCCGGCTGCCCACAAGATCCTCGACCGGCTCGTCGACGTCGGACTCGGGTACCTGACGCTCGGCCAGCCGCTCACCACGCTGTCCGGCGGCGAGCGGCAGCGCGTCAAGCTGGCTACCCAGATGGCGGAGAAGGGCGACGTGTACGTTCTGGACGAACCGACCACCGGCCTGCATCTCGCCGACGTCCAGAACCTGCTGGGCCTGTTGGACAGGTTGGTGGATTCCGGCAAATCGGTAATCGTGATCGAACATCACCAGGCCGTCATGGCTCACGCCGACTGGATTATCGACCTTGGCCCGGGCGCCGGGCATGACGGCGGACTGATCGTCTTTGAGGGCACGCCGGCCCAGCTCGTCGCCGGGCGCTCGACGCTCACCGGAGAACACCTTGCAGCCTATGTCGGCGGTTGA
- a CDS encoding type III polyketide synthase, protein MTVYMRSLETAVPPTVLIQSEARDVFAAQPGLTRLGSRLVNTCFDSAAIDTRYTAVTELTKDSRADDPQFFDPDTGLVLSPSTKVRNDIFGREATKLFVESARAALDACAGIDAADVTHLVTVSCTGFFNPGPDYKIVRALGLSPAVQRYHLGFMGCYAAFPALRAAKSFCEADPDAVVLVVCAELCSLHVRTSNDPDTIMGSALFADGAAAAVISARDIPDGTPLLQLDHFETVLTPVGEESMAWNIGDEGFEMVLGNYVPHIIDDHIIGALEPLLMRDESLRGLPYRDITHWAIHPGGRSILDKVQSRLELTDEQLVPARETLRNFGNMSSATVLFVLKHIAGLPPQEGDERICSMAFGPGLTVETAMFTKVRALQPEASPAAVRKSAGTEDAGARTEPSLI, encoded by the coding sequence ATGACGGTCTACATGAGGTCCCTGGAAACTGCTGTCCCGCCCACCGTACTCATTCAGTCTGAAGCCCGCGATGTGTTTGCCGCCCAGCCAGGGCTGACCAGGCTGGGGTCGCGGCTGGTCAACACCTGCTTTGATTCCGCAGCCATCGACACCCGGTACACGGCTGTTACCGAGCTCACCAAAGACAGCCGTGCGGATGATCCGCAGTTCTTCGACCCGGATACCGGCCTGGTCCTGAGTCCCAGCACGAAAGTCCGGAACGACATTTTCGGCCGCGAAGCCACGAAGCTTTTCGTAGAGTCCGCCAGGGCGGCGCTGGATGCCTGTGCCGGCATCGATGCGGCTGACGTGACCCATCTCGTGACAGTCTCGTGCACCGGATTCTTCAACCCCGGGCCGGACTACAAAATCGTCCGTGCCCTGGGTTTGAGTCCGGCCGTGCAGCGCTACCACCTCGGTTTCATGGGCTGTTACGCGGCGTTTCCGGCGTTGCGCGCCGCCAAATCGTTCTGCGAGGCAGACCCGGACGCCGTTGTCCTGGTTGTCTGCGCGGAGCTTTGTTCCCTTCACGTCCGCACCTCCAACGACCCTGACACCATCATGGGCTCGGCCCTGTTCGCCGATGGCGCCGCAGCAGCAGTCATCTCGGCCAGGGACATTCCGGACGGGACGCCCCTGTTGCAGCTGGACCACTTCGAAACGGTACTCACTCCCGTCGGCGAGGAATCCATGGCGTGGAACATCGGCGACGAGGGTTTCGAGATGGTGCTGGGCAACTACGTCCCGCACATCATTGACGACCACATCATCGGCGCGCTTGAGCCGCTGCTTATGCGGGACGAATCCTTGCGGGGACTCCCCTACCGTGACATCACCCACTGGGCTATCCACCCCGGCGGGCGGAGCATCCTGGACAAGGTGCAGTCCCGGCTTGAGCTCACGGATGAGCAGCTTGTGCCGGCACGGGAAACCCTACGCAACTTTGGCAACATGAGCAGTGCCACAGTGCTTTTTGTCCTTAAACACATCGCCGGACTCCCGCCGCAGGAGGGCGATGAACGCATTTGTTCGATGGCCTTCGGACCGGGCCTCACGGTGGAAACGGCGATGTTCACCAAGGTGCGCGCACTGCAGCCGGAAGCGTCGCCCGCGGCCGTCCGGAAATCCGCCGGGACGGAGGATGCCGGAGCACGGACCGAGCCGTCACTCATCTGA
- a CDS encoding class I SAM-dependent methyltransferase, translated as MATHVTAAVGMLRERDAHSVEEMDRPDCDPARLDRTYAQFSVVNRAVAGWRGIYRTHLRPLLSADRVTTLLDIGCGGGDVAVLLAEWAARDGRRLEITAIDPDRRALEFALRRRRVDGVTFRQASTAELATEGKRYDVVISNHVLHHLDAADLPRFLAESALLSGGSVFHNDIRRSPAAYALFYAASWPFRGSFIRPDGLTSIRRSYTTAELQAAAPPGWAVAPRVPFRNLLTLSRNVRGD; from the coding sequence ATGGCCACGCACGTGACGGCCGCCGTCGGAATGCTGCGCGAGCGGGACGCGCACTCAGTGGAGGAAATGGATCGCCCTGACTGTGATCCTGCCCGCCTGGACCGCACCTACGCACAATTTTCCGTGGTCAACAGGGCCGTGGCCGGATGGCGCGGAATCTACCGGACGCACCTCCGGCCGCTCCTTTCAGCGGACAGGGTCACAACGCTGCTGGACATCGGCTGCGGGGGCGGGGATGTGGCGGTGCTGCTGGCGGAGTGGGCGGCCAGGGACGGGCGGCGGCTGGAAATCACCGCCATTGATCCGGACCGTCGTGCCCTTGAGTTCGCGCTGCGCCGCCGGCGCGTCGACGGAGTGACGTTCCGGCAGGCATCCACTGCTGAACTGGCCACCGAAGGAAAACGCTACGACGTCGTCATCTCCAACCACGTGCTGCACCACCTGGACGCGGCGGACCTGCCCCGGTTCCTCGCCGAGTCGGCGCTGCTGTCCGGCGGCAGCGTCTTCCATAACGACATCCGCCGGAGCCCCGCCGCCTATGCGCTGTTCTACGCAGCATCATGGCCGTTCCGCGGTTCCTTCATCAGGCCGGACGGGCTGACGTCCATCCGCCGCAGTTACACAACCGCGGAACTCCAGGCCGCCGCTCCCCCGGGCTGGGCCGTTGCGCCCCGCGTACCCTTCCGCAACCTCCTCACCCTCAGCCGGAACGTTCGTGGTGATTGA